The genomic DNA attagtATAAACAACCACTAACCACATTAACTTCCATATTAAATTACTTGTGTACTAATTAACATCATACATTGaatatatgaatttaaaattgTGATACAAGCTATGGTAACAAACAACTTCAAAATGACTATGGAACTATCACACTGTGTGAGTTTAAACTTGTacacaaaaaatgttttttatgaatttttttgttttgttttttaaaatttttttattaatttattcttgttacatctcaatggttatcccatcccttgtatcctcccattcttccctcccccccattttcgcattattcccctcccctatgactgttcctgagggggattacctccccctgcataggctcatagggtatcaagtctcttcttggcaacctgctgtccttcctctgagtgccaccaggtctccccctccagggaacatggtcaaatttgaggcaccagagtacgtgagaaagtcatatcccactctccactcaactgtagagaatgttctgaccgttggctagatctgggtaggggcttaaagtttactgcctgtattgtccttggctggtgccttagtttgagcgggacccctgggcccaaatctgcctatcataatgttctacttgtaggtttctaggaccctctggatccttctactttgatattctcccatgcttctctcatttagagtcccaataggatgtcctcccctctgtcccagttcctggtaagtgaaggctcagtgtccatcagtagaagaatggataaagaaactgtggtacatatacactatggaatactactcagctattaaaaacaaggaattcccgaaatttgtggataaatggattgagctagaaatgatcataatgagtgagttaacccagaagcagaaagaatcaaatggtatatactcacttatatctgcatactagcccaagtggcatgtcccatgaaagccttcacttttaTGATTTTTGTATCGATACCTAAGGATTGGAAGAATAATTAGCACAGATGTGGAAATCAAGAAGTCTGGATGGCTCGTAACTGCCTTCAATTGACATGAAACAAGACAATGGGGGAAACATGACCACATGCATAGGTAAAGAGCTATGGGCACTTTttgcttctattgctgtgaaaaaacatCAAGTCCAAATCAACTTGTAGCAGCAAGCATTTAGTTTGGGCTTGATAGAGTCCCAGAGACTTAGTCCATGCTAAGCGTGGTGGGGAATATAGCAGCTAGCAGGCATTCAAGCAAGCATGTCTCTGGGGCAGAACTCGGGGGCTACCTCCTGATCTGTAGGCAGGAGGCAAAGAGTGTGAGACTAGGCCTAGCAcgggcttttgaaagctcaaaacTTATCCTCAGTGacaatttttttctaacaaagCCACAGTTCCTTAAAAAAGATCACAACCGTGAATTCTTTTTAAACAGTCCACCAAGTCacacgtcctccaacaaggccacatctcttccACTAAGATCACAATGCCTAATCCTTCAGAAACAGTGCATCAACTGGAATCctaatatatgagtctatggaagccgttctcattcaaatcatGACATTATCTAATCTCAGATGGTTAGTCCTAAATACATATACGTATGTATACGTATGAGTGGACTCATCCTGTCttgtatttgtataaatatatatgcatatatgtatatgtgtatgacatatatatatatatatatatatatatatatatatatatatatatatatatatatatatatataaagaagtcagTCATTTAAGAGTAGTTGGAGAGAGTCTAGACATATTTTTGTGGAGATAGAAGAAGTTTGAAATGATGTAGATAGTAAATAGAGTATtcatatgtgaaattctcaaaacatttttaagaagaaCGTGAGGCtctttgaatgaaaatggaaCTTGAGAAATAAAAAGTCACACATGTATACTAACAAAGAATGTATAACAAGATGATTTAATATTGTATGAGCTAACGACTTCTATCTGAACATACCTCCCCTTCTCCATAGGCAACTCAATGCTGGATGTTTAGCTTCCCTTttatactagaaggaaaataacATTGACCATGTGAGCTGCTGATTACACCAGATTGCTGCTGAGCCGCTATTCCTTACATCTGGttctcaaaatctttttttttttttctaaatgtttggGTTGTGACAAACATTTTATATTCTGAGTACAGAAACAAGAGATTGGTTACAAAAATAAAGCTTGAGCTTATCTCCCTCTAGAGTTTTATCCCTGGAGTTTCATCTCTCGGGAAATCAACAAGCAGAATTATTATATATTCTCTAGTGGTTTTCATGTGTGTAATATGGCCAGTGGTAGGATTCCTAGTTCTTTCTTAAGTATAGACTTAATAAAAGTATGTTAGAAACACTAAAAGATTgctgaaactttaaaaaacatacaCTGAAGAGATTTTCcaaaaaaacatcttttcttgaaaggaaaaagaTTAAAGAACAGGGTAAGAAAGTAAAAGGGTATGAACTTTGTAACTCTCATCGGCATGTACCAAACGTGCTTCAACAGTATGAGGGAGTCACAAAATCATTTTACTGGAGAAATTTTGCACAAGAATTAAATAAAAGCCACTTTCTTCTcatccaaataataataatttagataTTGTTGTAAATGATACACAAGAAGTTGCAAACAagattaataatgaaaaatagttGGAGGGGTTAGGACTGGGGTGCCAGATAAGACAGATGCCATCAAGAGCTACTGAGTCTTACTAAAGAAACTGATTCCATCCCAAAAGGAGTAAGACGTGTTCACTTCTTCCTGTTTTCAGGGACAATAAGAAGTTAACTGGGAAAGAGGAGTAAAAGTCATTCACTATGCCTGCTACTTAAGAGAAAGGGTGTAGACTGGtcaggaaataaaagaagcaaacaagctGAGCAAAGAATATCATAAACTCCTGACATAACAAACTGTTGTTtcgatgttaaaaaaaataaaagaccagaATGACAATGGACACATCCATCTTGGCCAAGCTACCCAattagagaaacaatgaaacaagcaagaaaaaacaaacaaacaacaaacaaacaaacaaataacggAAACAGATAATGCAACTTTTAGGTTTCAACTAAgctcagtcagaaaaaaaaaaatcaagaatacaAAAGACAACAAATCTAGAGAGGATTTGAAAAAAGGTAACCCCCAGTCCCTGCTGATGGAATTGAAAATTGGTGAGGTTGTTTTGGAAGTCAGAATGGTGAATATCTTGAAATATCTGAACAAACCCATGATGTACTTATGCTGGATCCTGGATTAACATGTTTTTATGATATCTCAGGAGTTTTTTACTCAGTccacattttgtcttttttctcaaTCTTTTCCCTTCTTGAAGTATCTTTTTTGATGGTTTCTTGTCCTTCCAATATTAGACATATTTCTATGTCTAGACATGTATCTAGGCGTACAATAAAACATTGTAGATGTCATTCTCATGAATGTTTcatcattacattttattataagaCACATCAGTTCATCTTGTAGTTAATACTATACTGTCCTCTGTATTTCTTATCATTAAAGATGTTAACCATGATAACAAAATtagttaaatttttcttttttttttttctgaggacaacttttattttatttttattgattaagaAATTTATTGACTTAGTATCCTGATTGcagctttccctctctcttctcctatcAGTATCTCCCTCTCATGCCCCCTTCCCCTACATGTACCTCCTCCGCTTCTCTCCAGAAAAATGGAGGCCTCCATTGGACATCCAGTTAGGGTAAAGAGATCTGAAGTTAGGCAGTGTAGTCAGAGACGGCCTCTGCTCCCACTTTAGGAGGCCCGCATGAAGACTCAGCTgaacaactgttacatatgtgcaaatGGCAGCTAAGTTCTtgagaacacatttttttcatgtggtaaactgtttgctttattttttttaattttttaattaattaatttattcactttacatcattattttttaatatttttattacgtTTCtcttttaacatacacatttatattattacacatatgtaaaataaactacaaacagcaggaagaaccatgagacaatcaggaattatataagtgttacattcatcatgatttggctatttgtatttcgcaaacttaaagtaaacatctttcctaccttgttaggtctaaatttctgaatggagattaatatctatcatatctcatctctattaacctaAAACATTTATGTTGATCTAAAACCATCTTAAgctctaacctactaagcttaattgaaagactaaactatctggtcttcaaacccatcagagccttgagaatGGATAAAACTTAACTACCTGAGTGAACCCGgaatgcaagttagcagcttccaaaatgagaaaatgactgagacagtttactgcttgaacagtTACCCAACACTTTCtctaactttggagcatcatcttcagccttctggcccaatatatctgagatACTCTatacatcctgcacacctcataacATGATAATGTtaaaactgtataatgcttgtgagaaattgtttttagaacaaaagaactgggcactgacactggatcagacctgacaggattcattcctctcagcaagtaGTATGCTGACATCCTAtaccctccatgttccagccccaggtgcctcacttgcttttacccatcagaacaggacagcattgtagaaagcttctggtcCCAATTGATCTAGAGGTTCAGACTTTCCCATACAGGACTCCTATTAatcctggaatttcacaacttttgaaaactGGGCCACAACTGCTATCCCTgccttacttaaccattttccccatatTTGGGGGTGGGAGAGCTTCAAAGCAATTATTTGCCCTAATTCAGCCTgaggaaaccttaagagaatgacttcCCATCTCCTTCTGTAAGGGGGTTGGATagatttctgtttactctcttggtctacagatgcttgttttcattgggagttggttataagtatgattggtcttttacagagaggaaactgggtttgactcagggatgtatctcttttcctttatctttctattAAACGTAAGGAGAtagcttaaaagaaagaaaggagaatgtagaaatatagagggaggatagaacaaaaggtagattactgaatctactcctcatctcaaggccctaattgttacacAAAAATAaggttactttttaattaaatggtattgaattttgtatattgatgcaaatcatgctcatgtcaaaaactagtctaattttgtcacaagaatatatattctaggtctgatagatatgagtctatagacATATGAagtaaatagttaaataaggtcttcaaaacatcagagatctacagaatatggcatttaaagatgtttatattattctaaagattctttgacaacaagacatgttaactcctggcaacacccagcctgcttcaaagaagaagatgagcattaaagaacctccttatggagttggcttcaaatgtggcaaaccagctactggccaaaatgtccttgtttctgccagagacagaattctgcctaaaagtgggcaagttTGGCCATGTTGATGGCTTGATTTCCGTGCAGAAAAGTGGGACTTATATTCTGCCAGACAGTGGTGAGCAACCACCAACACAGAAGTGACACTTATTGCACCTGTACCAATATCTTGGCATGCTGGCTACAATGGTCCATACATGTTGCAGCTGGATAGACTGCTTAAGTTTTTACCTCCCTCACCAGATTGCAGAGTATTTTCTGGCAACATAGAATTCAAACTGCAAGAAAAAGGTGTCCATGCTTGATTTCTCTCAGATCCTCTGATTCTTGTTTCCAAAGTGTACAGTGACTTCATCAATGGGGCCTCATCCTGAAGCTCTGAGAGGCACGAAGAGCTATGTTATCTGTCTATATAAACTTCAGAGTCAGATGGACTATGCTGACCAAACCACTCAAAGCATTTCTTGTGTCAAAATTTGGGATGGGAGGAGTTTCTAGTCTTTAGGTTTTGTATGAATAATTTTCAGATCATGAAGTTTAATTCATATATAACCTCTattcagcatatatatatatacatatatatgacaattAGAGTAGTACACATTATTATATCATTTTTCTACCTTATGAATCTTAGTCTTATACCCACACATAGGTGTAGCTATCACCACAGATCTAAAAAGCCATTTTACTGCCAATGGaaaacatcacagaaaaccacaactggacacaacGCAGAGATCAACGGGTCCTGGGGATCTCAGCACTAATTGGTACAAGTACTTCCCAGTTCTTGCATCTCTGCCTCAAGGAAATAACAACATATGAAGTAGGAATGTTCTATGACCCGGTATATCAGGAAGTTTGTTGTTGTCAAACAGTCTTAGAACTGGTggcataaagaaaacaagaacataaTACGTGACATAAAAAGCAtaattcttataaataaaataaaaatttccttcccaagtctctaatggggttgaaggacagatagtttagtcttacaattaagcttagttgcttaggggttaagatgcttttagatctagatagatattttaagatgatagagatgagatatgatagatttcaattcagaattttagactcacgaatgtaggaaagatattttcttcatgtttgccAGGTACAAATAgcaaaatcactatgaatgtaacattatataattcctgattatttcaaggttcttctttctgtatgtactttattttccttatgtggaataatataaatgtatatgtaaaaaataaatataataaaaaataaaaaatctttacaGATAAACAGGTAACAATTTAAAATTGTTCCTTTATTGAAGTTGAGTATTTATGGGAAGAAAACAGTGAAGACCTTTAGCAATAATAATACACATATAGATATTTGTACCACTCAATATTTACTTGTTTACCAGAATAAAAGAATACGTTAGCTAGTGCAACCTAAATAATTTATTGCATGGGATAGATGAAAGTTGTAGGTGACTATTGAAGACTGTAGCTCACAGTGACAAGGACTCAGAGACAATCTCAAcactttttttaaagtataaagtttttattttaattttttttattaatttattcttgttacatctcaatgtttatcccatcccttgtatcctcccatccccccccccattttcccattattcccctcccctatgactgttcctgagagggatcacctccccctgtatattctcatagggtatcaagtctcttcttggctacttgctgtccttcttctgagtgccaccaggtctccccctccaggggacatggtcaaatgtgaggcaccagagtacgtgagaaagacatatcccactctccactcaactgtggagaatattctgaccattggctagatctgggaaggggtttaaagtttacctcctgtattgtccttgtctggtgccttagtttgagcgggacccctgggcccaaatctgcctatcatattgaaGTAACCTACAAGTAAAGTATAAAGTTTTATACTCTTGTCTCCTAGTTCTGTCTTAAATTTAGAATTTTATCAATAGCTTCAATTATTCCATATAAAATTGCCCTTCAGAATGTTAGGCAAACAGGACATACAGATAGATAAGAATAtgtaggagtttcctggtagAACATAGCCCTTATGATGCTGGCCCATAATTGTGAGGGTAGAGCTGTTATTAAAGCATTTTTAGGGAATTATGAGAAAGAAAATCTGCATGTATTCAGGGAGAAATAGTTATAGAAAAAAAGTCATAGattagaaaaagaacaagaagaagtaTATGGAAGCTTtggatggaggaaaaggaaaaagaaatagtgtAATTACAGTAtaatctaaaaaaatatttttaattaagtaagtCCCAAGTAGTATATAATATGACTTTTTATAGAAAAGTACGTTAAATAGAACTACAGTCATAATTTACAATCTTCCTTTGCCTAGGTCCAAATATTTAATTGTGagcagaaataagaaaattaaaaattgatgATGGGGTTGGGTAAATACTCTAGAGCAGGGAAAAGTGAGTACTATGAAGTGAGAAAAATGGGGGTGCTTTCATTtatgagggagaaaggaaagcagtGTGTGAGGAGAAATAGAGAAGAGGGATAACTAACAATatggatgtttgaaaaagccatagggaatcatattattttatgtttagctctctctctctctctctctctctctctctctctctctctctctctctctctctctctctgtctcatacacacacacacacacacacacacacacacacacacacacacacatccttactGAACAATTGATCATGGCATGAAGAGCCATAGTTAATCAATCTACAACAAAATTCCATATCCTCAGGCACAGGGATTGAGATTGTGTCCTCTATGAGAAGTGGCATCATGAAATTTCAACAATAAAGTTtttgaaacaagagaaaaaatgATACCATTTGACATACTAATGTGGAAGGGGGAAATTTAAGTGAAATCCACTCTAAATGAAGAgctttatacatttaaatactGGCAAGAAAGGAGTTGGTCTTCCCAAAGATAATCCTCccagtatatatatttttcttttttacagaagCAATTAATTTCATAGAAATCATAGGGAGCATGGGAGTGACTGGAGGGAGATAGGATGACTAGGGAAATTACATGATTTacatatgacattttcaaaattgaattaaaaaggaaagtgtcATTTTGttgcaattaatttttttaagggaatgttttaaatacacacacacacacacacacacacacacacacacacacacacacacacaccaaatatatatatggtgGAGTGACCATTATGGACATATAGAAccattttgtctttattatttgtttacattGTTAACTCTGTGAAACAATATGGGATAATATGTGcagaaaattgaattttaaatacatattgaaaattataatagtaaaaattATCAAGGTAACAAGTAGATTAAAATTACTAGTGTCATTCCAAAGTATATGTTTCAGGACAGTGTTGTTCTACTAAATAATACTCATGTTGTTTCTAAATACATCAGTGTTTTCTtccaatcatttttttaaaagcaacaatgACATCTTTATTTCTCAAACTGTAGATCAGTGGGTTCAGCATGGGAACAATTATAGTATAAAACACAGAGGACACTTTCCCTTGGTCCATGGAGCTGACTGATGATGGCTGCAGGTACATGAAAGCTAGAGAtccaaagaaaacagcaacagccAAGATGTGGGAACTGCAAGTGCTGAAGGCTTTGGACCTGCCCTCTGTGGAGCGAATGCGGAGGATGCTGGCGATGATGAAGATATAGGAAGTAATAATTGTCAGGACTGGGACAGAGATGTTAAATGTACCAAAAACCAGAATCAACATTTCATTGATATAGGTATTAGAGCATGCAAGCTTCAAGAGGGGAAGAAGATCACAGAAATAGTGATTGATCACATATAATTTGCAGAAACTAATTCTAATCATGAAGCCTATGTGGGCTAATGCACAGAGCACCCCAATAATATACCCACCCAAAATCAGGAAAATGTACGTCTGATAGGACATGGTTACATTGTAAAGCAAGGGGTTGCAGATGGcgacatagcggtcataggccatggcaGCCAATATGTAACACTCTGCAATGGCAAaaatgatgaagaagaaaagctgAGTCATGCATCCAGGGTAGGAGATGAGGTTCTTCTCTGACACAAAACTCACCAGCATTTTAGGAGT from Acomys russatus chromosome 14, mAcoRus1.1, whole genome shotgun sequence includes the following:
- the LOC127198306 gene encoding olfactory receptor 8G1-like, with the translated sequence MKDMASGNHSTVTGFFLAGLSEKPELQLPLFLLFLGIYIVTVAGNVGMITLIVLSSHLHTPMYYFLSSLSFIDFCQSTVVTPKMLVSFVSEKNLISYPGCMTQLFFFIIFAIAECYILAAMAYDRYVAICNPLLYNVTMSYQTYIFLILGGYIIGVLCALAHIGFMIRISFCKLYVINHYFCDLLPLLKLACSNTYINEMLILVFGTFNISVPVLTIITSYIFIIASILRIRSTEGRSKAFSTCSSHILAVAVFFGSLAFMYLQPSSVSSMDQGKVSSVFYTIIVPMLNPLIYSLRNKDVIVAFKKMIGRKH